Below is a genomic region from Gadus morhua chromosome 4, gadMor3.0, whole genome shotgun sequence.
TAGACGGaattcatacatacatagcaAACATAGCAGACATAGCGTGAGGTTTCTCTACCCTGCTGAGGACTAAAAATAGCGTCTACGTGACAAAAGGTGTTTCAGAGCACGTTTCAACACCAATTTGATTTCGGGATATAGGATCCTTATAAGAGGTGTGTAGAATCGAGCTTCATCCCCGGCGGCGCCAGTGCCTCTAGGAGCCTAGGGAGGCGGCGGTGGCTCTGGGCTCACAGTGTGACGGGGGCAGGCGCCAGAGCAGGGGGCTGgtcctccgctctctctccgcccccgACGCCGGAGCCGCTCCCGCAGGCCGTGGCGGCGTCGAAGGCGGCCCGGATCCTGCGGCCGGACTGGCCCCCCAGGGTGCTGCCCAGGAGACTCAGCCTCCGGGCCCCTGACGAGGCGTCGTCCGCCATGGGGCTGCTGTAGAGCTCCACCCGCAGCTGGAATCCCGGCTCCACCTCTGTACTGGAGAACAGACACGGGGGGGCAGAGCCCGGGggtcaaagggggggggggggcaatcccaggtgaaaggttctgggttcagcAAGGTTGATTTGCATAAATATCAATTCTAAAATATCAATTATTTAATAGTAGTACCGTCAAGTTGGTAGACACGTTTGGGAAGGGGGGGCTGTATTCATGTAGTGACACAGGGTTTTTGACCCCCAGGTTGTATGGCTGAACCTTGATTCAAGATTCTGAGTCGATTTTGACCAAAAAGCGATTAATGGCGATTTTTCTTTCTGTTGTACAGAATGCATAcgaaagggaagggggggggggggggggtcagcatgCTACACTTACAATAAGACTGTGTCCTCAAAGCAGATGTCTGTCAGCGTCCGGTCCACCACCGCCAGGTTAGTGTCACGAATGTCTTTACCACACTGGAGCAGGCAGAACACTGCACACTGATGTAACTCTACCagagaatggaggagaaagggagagagcgtgagagagagggagagaccttGGGGACACACCCCAATACGAACAGACATAGAGCAATATCACAATAGCAATAACACAGACATTCCAGTTCATTGAGCCAGAGAGCCACTGGCAGTCAGagccgacacacaaacataagagCCTTTATGGTGTTTTAATAACAGAATAAATATTTCGTCATTGGCACGCTAGAGTGACATTTTGGGAGTGGCAAGGTGTCGAAACACATGTTTGTCTATGCATCTGCCCGAGTTCCCGTCTTGGTGACTTAACGACACATTCATTTCAAACAATTTCTAATAccaacaaagaaagaaagaaaaaacaacaatgaatgagtgaatacAACTAAATAAAGAACTAGCAAAGGAACTAACAAAGGAAGGAAAAGACTATTGtcaaaacatatttttcataaatacatatacaattGTAAAGGATCATTTCTCGTTACGGTCTGTATCTGGGTATTGGTTCACTAACCGCCTTTGTTTTTGAAGTACTCTGAGTCTTTCCACATGAGAGGGATCCTGAGACCTACAGAGGGGCACAACACACGCAGTATTGATGTACAGCGCTAAGCGTGAGGCATGGTAGGCTAACATGCCTTGGGTTTATAGAATCAGACTGCTTATGTAGGATTTCTCACTGTTTAACCAATGAGCCATGTCTCACCTGAAATGGCTAATTTCCCTGTACAGGGTAGTGTGTCCTTGGCATCCGATGACCTGCAATGAAACAGATACCTTCTTTCCCCGTCTACATTCACTATCAATCCAGCTAAATACTCCTCTTAGTTCATCTCcatacattcaccattcattcattcatcaccaGTCCATTTATCCATAAATTCATCCGCCCCTTCATCAATCCATTCAATTCAAGTCAAGTCAGTTTGAACTTTAGGACTTTATGAATTAAAGTATTTTGATAAGGCTTCCCAGGCCACATATTcctacaccccctccccctaactACTgtttgaatcccccccccccccctgacctgtGACCAATCCTCTGCAGGACCTGGGACTCTCTCATGCGCTGCAGCTGACCCAGGAGGGCCAGGAGCCGTGCGTTGCAGGTAAGCAGGCTCTTGGAGGCCTCAAGGGCCTGGTCCCGCTGGGAGCAGGCCGCCAGCAGCCGGCTGGCCCCCTCCTGCATTCGCACCTCCATCTCGATCTGCCGCTGGAGCTCCCCGTCCTGGGGACCGCCAAGCACACACAGGGAGGTGGTTCAGGGGTGTAGGACcaccaagcacacacagggAGGTGGTCCAGGGGTGTAGGACcaccaagcacacacagggAGGTGGTTCAGGGGTGTAGGACcaccaagcacacacagggAGGTGGTCCAGGGGTGTAGGACCACCAAGCACACACAGTGAGGTGGTCCAGGGGTGTAGGACcaccaagcacacacagggAGGTGGTTCAGGGGTGTAGGaccaccaagcacacacacggggTGGTTCAGGGTGTCTCTACATGCAGAACGGTTCCCCTTGTTTCGCTGTCAATTTGCTGCTACAGCAAAAACCAAAAGGTATTTGTATTCACAAAGTGTTATGTAACCTTccataagcaacattttaaagGAAATAGATGGGTAAGTGCATTCATAGTCTGTTTATTTGAAGTAAAAACCTAGCAAGTGCAGTAGCTCTGCCTTTAGGTTAAATTCAGTCAGCGGCTTAGAGAAAGCGTGCGGGCCAAAGGAATGTGACATTAAAGATACAAGGAGCTCATACCTCAGCCCTGAATATATTACAAAAAAGTCTGTAATCCAGGAAATGCAGAGAAAGTTAATCAGTGTTACGTAACCCAATAATCAGACACAAAGCGTGCAGTCAGTCTCAGATACGCCTCTTTAGAAGTAGTTCAGAATGGTGACTCGTGTCTGAGTCAATAGCTTATTGTGGATTAGAAGAGTTATTTCCAAAGTGGGCAGTAGCGGTAAACAGCAGTACAACAAATGAACTACTGTTCACATGTAGGGAAGAAGGATGAATCAATCACAGTGTAGTCACTGGTCGCCAGGTGCCTGCATGAGACACTGAAACTTCTACTAGCCAGTCAGGTTCAACCTCACTGACTTCTCCTTCACACTAAAGCAAACATATTTCAAAACATGCATGTGTCCATTGATGAAAAGCTAATTCgatcctttgtggtatggtCGTCTCGGGTTAGTtatgactcggagagtggtAAATGCTTAACACTTGGTTTATtacaacagagacacaaggtaaacaaacttgcgttctggaggtggttcatgaagcctTTCCCGAACACAGGAAAGAAAACAATTTATATTGGAAGTGGGTGGAATGGTAAATAAGCCTACATGTTCTAATTTACCCAGGTAAACCCTTGGTCTGTCTTGGCTTTAGCGGAAATGGCAAAGTGGCCATGTATGTAGTCTTTAACTTGTCTTTAACAAACTGATaaaaccttatatggtgttgtccattatgtggAGAAGGAACCATTCATAACTGTGGTTTGCTTGAAACATGTTATCAGAAGAAGAATAAACCAAATTAATTTACATCAACATGAACAAAGACACCACTGTCACATGGTTGCAGATAGCAGCATGTAGCAGAGGTTATCTTAGCAGGGTAGCATGATTCCATAGTAGCAGGTATCATGATAACATTGTAGCCTGGTATCTGATATCTGGTAGCATGCATGGTACCATCATGGTCACATAGTAGCAGAGTAGCTGATAGCCTAGCAGCAAGACACACCTTTTACATAAGAGGCACATTAAGGTTCTTAGCTCTTAATGCTCTCAGTATGTCACTTTGATTTTGGGCCTCAGTCCATGTGACGTGAGGCCCATGTGGAGCCTGAGGGTAGTCTGAGCTAAGCTGATTGAACCACACATGCTGTTGTTCACTTACACTTCAAAACAGTGTGAAGACAAATAATTGAATTTATCATTGCTATTGACACAAAGATTTAGACAAAATATGCATAATGTGAAAATGGATACAAAAAGGAAtcaaattatttgtatttattctaGTAGGCCTGTCTTaattagataataataataaaatatacataaattCACATAATGGTTAGGTTTTAATTTAATGCAATATCAAAATTATAAtctcattcaacatatttttatttctaaACTATCATTATGGCTTGGATTCAACATTTTAAACGTACTATTCCACCCCACATAAAAAAAAGCCGTCAAGTCAATAAGATGTGCATTACAGAATCTCCGTCAATGTGGCCCTCAACATGGAAGGCTccaacatttaaacaataacCTGCATCACCTGCCGTCAATGGTCATTCCTTCAGGGAACTATTCAGTGATGCAGGACCAACTCGTCATCTAATTTACTATTTGAATGTAAAGAGGACTTAATTACGATAGGCCTACATAGCGCCGCGGTCAATGTTGATAATAATAACCCGAGTCGTCCTCGTATAAACGACCAAAGCTGATAAATAATCCTACCAAAATATTGACTCACCTGCTCTAGCAGATCATTAAGGTATAATGGGAAATATATATTAGGCTATACTGACCGCGTTGATATCACAGATGTCCATGTCCAATATGCGCCAACGACAGCTCAGGAGTTCAACAACCCGAGAGGAATAACGGATCTTCAGATATTCCCAATTTTTGGCCTGGATGGGGAAGGATAACCCGGGATAACCGAGGATAGACGGACAAATCTGTGCTGCGAGTTTAATAGTACAATAGAACAGTCCCAACACTTGCCACTAGGGGGCGTGCTTGGACAGTCCCAACACTCGCCACTAGGGTGCTTGCTGGAACGGATTAGGGAAGAACAGTGCCTTGTCAGCTCTCAAGAATGTATAACAGCAGTTTCAGCTCGAGTTCAGACATATTTATGAGAAACTAAACAAACAGTAATGCTCGTGAAATAAACTTCAAAAATTCCACTTGTATCCAAGGCTTGATTTATTAACATATCTTACAGGAGAGAAAAGGATGAATAAATGAAGTAATTTATGACAATGGATTGTTGAAGCGGTTCTAATCTGTGTCCAAAATGTTTTCGCCTTTTATCACTGACAACTTAAAACAATGGTACATTGAGCTAGTAACAGCAGAACGCAAGCAAAAAACAGTAAGTACAGAACATTTCCGAAAACGGTAACTTGCTGGGTATGAGAcagtaaacttaacacaaaccTGAGAAACAAGACCAAGAAATGAGCACTGACACTATGACACTGGTGGGTTTACAAAGAATAGAATGTTGGCAGCTTTACAAAGACTATGGTTTCATGAGGTTACAATTGGCACCTTTTTCAACAGGCCAGAGATGCAGTAATCGTAAGTTCTGTGATTTGCTCAAGCAACATAATATGAGTGATGGTCATAATCTGAGGAGTTACCAACTAAAATACATCAGAGGACTAACAGTAACCAAAATATACACAAAAGGAGTTATGGTATATCTATTGTCAATTCAAACAACAGGTCAGAATGAGGCTGTTTGAAACCTAGATACTAAACAGCAGCAAATAAATAGTAACATAAACTTTAAACAGTTGAATAATCTTTAATATCTCTATATAGAACAaactaaatgaaaaaaataatactaataattaaaaaaagattatCCACTCATTCGTCCACTTCTGTAAAAATGTCGCTCAAGAAGTACTGAGAGACGTTGGTGGGCTCCTCGTCCCCCCTGCTGACGCTCAGCTGGTCCTCCTGGTGGGGCGGGGCCGTCTGTAGGGGAGGGAGCACAGGGTTAGACAGGTGCTACCAGTCGCTACGGTGCATTGGATAGGCTGTTGGGTGATCTATCCACTACCAGCTGGTACGGTGCATTTGATAGGCTGTTGGGTGATCTATCCACTACCAGCTGGTACGGTGCATTTGCTGGGAGGCTGAGATATCCCCCGTACATCTGGGGGGACACTTCCACTTGTGAAGTGACCAATTTCtttttagatatatatatttagaatattTGGAAATGGCTTCTAATGGCAAATCAAAAAGACGCACCTATCCTGCGTCATGTCGTTAGGGAGGGCTAGTGAGAGCATCTTGTTAAAGGATGCTTCAACTAGCCattaaacaacccccccccccagtgttatTGCCCCGGGGTGGACAGCGTCACCTCAGCTGTTCTTCCAGAGGTGGCGGGCCGTGGTTCTGCGGGGCCCGTACTGACGCAGGACTCCGGCACCGGCACCGGCCTGCGCTCCGGCCTGCGCTGCGGTGCCACGGAAACGACTTTGAGTGGCGTTTTCTTGGCACCGCCTTCCGAGGCGGGGCCCGGTTTTCTCGCCGCGCCACGAGACGCTTTGACCTGCGGGGCGAGGGGCGGcgctctgacctttgacccgagGGTTCCAGAGGGGCCCGGGGTCACCGGGCCTGCGAGGAACGAGAGGAACCCCTTGGGCTTCCTGCAAGGTGAAataaaccacaaaaaaaaaaaaattagattaGAGAATCCCCGATATCAAAAAGAAACGCTTTGGTCCTCCATTTAAAACGTACTTCTTGTCTCCAAGATCAGGACCTTGCCCGTTCTCCGACTCACCTCTTCAGAGCAGGTGCTTTAGGAGGTTGGGTTTCTATTGGCCGGCTGGCGTCACCGGCCTCGTCTGGGGTGCGCCCGCCCTGCTCAGCCTCCAGAAGCCCAGTGgaccctggtggtggtggtgtgtcagTGGAGCCCTGCGACTGGGGGACATCAGCACTCGGGGCCTTCCCAGCGAAGGCCCTTCTGGTCTGCCTCGTCCCGGTAGACCTGGGCTGGACCTCCACCGGGGCTAGAGGATGAGGTTATACGCAAATGTTTCCACGTGGTGCCAAGTTTGGAATGTTGGATTGTTGATTTGAGAATTTTCATATTTGGACATATATCTATTTAAATACCTCGCAGAAacatttggttaaaaaaatgataaacataTGCGTTGACACTTTTCAGGCAGGAAAAGTCCAGTAGGCCAACCGTGAGAacctgaactgtgtgtgtgaacttgtgCAGAGCCGTAGCACCCAGCCGTCGTCCGATACGACTGAAGGCTGTGGTCTGTACTCACCCTGCTCCCCTTGTCGACGggcccctctcttcttcttgctGGGGGGGTCCTGGGGCCCCTCAGCCGGCTCAGCGACAGCAGCGCTCGGACTGGGCTCTGCTCAGAAGGTACACACAACAGATCACCCACTTAAGTCTCATTGGCTTTATATTTAGGACGGTGCCTTCATGTCTGAAGAACACAGAGTGCCTGGTCGTTAACTTTAGTCGTTACAAGGCGTCCTGCATACCTTCCAACGATAAGGCGGGGAGCCGGGGCCAGTGAAAACACTACATattacaacaaacacacaccgtaaATATTTCAAGTGACaggtatataaaataaatgaatgaagatTCACACGTTTTATCTCAAAGTGTTCGAATTCCAGCTGAAAAAGTGGACTTACTGGCGCTTTAAATCCATGATTAAACAAGTCTAGAACACGCTTCTTTGGTTTATAGTACTGCTGTTTATTACAACTCTAAGGGAGGGGCCACTAATAAATGTCCTCGGTCCGGCATGCAGAAAATGTGAAGGGAGACTCCAGAAGCGAGACATGCAAAATTGCTAGCCTGCGTCTGATATGCCGTGCCTCCAACACGGAAACACATTCCACACACGATAACACTGCGTTCCCTTGAGCCTTGCCCCATATTTACCGGCATCCTACCGGAAACATAAGAAGCCGGTTTGGCAGCCAGTGATTGCCAACAACCCTCAATAACAAGTGCTTAATTTATTTTGCTTATCGTCTGTTTAGCCAGCGACGTGACAGACGATGTGGTGGATAGTGCATGTTCAAGTGCAGAAGCATTACTGCAGAAGCATGCCATCGCTGCTAAAGTTTTCACAGAGGGCGGTCCAAACTGTGTGCCcatgtctgacacacacacacacacacacacagttgtgtttAGATAAAAATGTCTTCTACTTACTTTTCCTTTGCCTGGAACCGGACAACGCTCTCCTCCTCTTAGTGGGAGGTTCAGCCTCCACAGACCGGACCACAGCCTCTGGTAGCTCTGGAGCTTGGACTGGATCAGGGTCTATTGAGATGGGGAAAACAAAATCAGGaaataacacaaacaaaaatatttctatctatctatcaggTCTGTCAATTATACAGAAATAATTATGCacgtgataataataataatgtattattcAATTGTTCAAGTGAGTGAGTtactgagtgagtgagcgaaagagaggcagacactCCAGCTACCTTGTTGGTGGTCTGGCTGCTCAGTCACGTGTGCCTGTGAGAAAGGGTTAAAGATGAAGGAGAGGTTGtcatggttgtcatggtgaagaCTGAGGTACGAGGACGCCTCATTAACTCTGCCTACCGTCTGAGTTGGGAGGGAGGAGCCGGCGTCCTGGTGCAGACGGAGGCCGGACCTCCTGCCTGATGACCTCCCTGCAGGGGTCGCAGGGGTCACTGGGTCGCTGGCCAGGGAACAGAGAGGTCAGTACAACATCACCAGCAGAAATACATTGGTATGAATCAACTCATAATGTATtctacatttttattattatttctataTTATTGATGGTTAACAACAATACAGCTATTTGCGTTAGGGTTTTCAAGCACATATTACTGACAACCATTTAGTTCATCCCTTCAGGTTGGAGTCACCCTCTATCCATAAACCATGCTTTGTCAGTTTGGAGGCattactggtgtgtgtgtgtgtgtgtgtgtgtgtgtgtgtgtgtgtgtgtgtgtgtgtgtgtgtgtgtgtgtgtgtgtgtgtgtgtgtgtgtgtgtgtgtgtgtgtgtgtgtacccgctGACCTCAGTGGCTCTGGGGCTGCCTCGGCCCCAGGCAGATTGGGGGGGGCCTCAGACACCCCGAAGGCCCCCCCCGCTGTGGGGAAGACGGGGATCTcggtgagggagaggatgaagaagggtTCCTCCGGGTCGGAGGGGACCGGCAGGACGGGGAGCCCTGAGGGCATGGTACCGGGACGTTAGAGACACAGGAGGAAGGtttgctccacacacacacacacacacacacacacacacacacacacacacacacacacacacacacacacacacacacacacacacacacacacacacacacacacacagacactagaGCCCAACCGATAtaggatttttaaggccgataccgatacaaatactttgtgatttaaaaatccgatattccgatatatcggccgatatataaatataaaaaaaaatccagaaacgcgcaacaaaacaaacagatttccctaacattggttatttgtagttatcctttaaatccttttcactctcagctaacacgtaacaacagcaaaactggacatggtagtcTTGAATTtagtcatgcttatcgactttagagaattgatggggatgttcttttaattgttattcaagcaatgtatgtctcgtgacagttgccaacttaccatgaacacacttgcacacatgaacaacaccgatgatctccGTCATTCAGtctgcctaactctggctgaatcagcgggtttggggcgttagagcgccctctggtggacaaaccttttttcttttttttttaatattcatttatcggccattataaatgccgataccgaatagtttgaaaaatgcctaatatcggccgataatatatataatatatatatcggtcgggctctaacacacacacacacacacacacacacactgcatgtccCCCAATTCTATAAGCAGCACATTTACGTCAGTTTAGTTATTCCTCTGACCTGTCTGAGGTGCGGGTGTGCTCGTCTCTGCGACTGGCCGGCTCAGGGGCTCAAATGCTGGAGCTTTGGAGGCCTGATCACACCTAGAAGCCCTTGAATTCTCCTGACCAACAGGGGGTGCTGTTGCTTGAGCCACGCTAGGCAACACCTCGTCAACGCCCTCGTCCACCACCGTGAAGGGGTTTTCAACCAACCACGAGGCGCCGTGACTGGACGTTGTTCCCTCAACGCTTGCTTCCCATGTTGACGATGCTATCGAGGCTGGAGGTTTGACGTCTTCGGTCGTATCGAAGGGGTCCGGAAGGAGGAGCGACTTCTCGGTGTTCGCAGGGCTTGTGTTTTTAAAATCTGGCATACTTCGTACAGATGGAATTAGCGTTGTTTCATTTGCGGAGGATACCACGGGATCCAACTGAGCCGCAACCGAAGAGGACCTCGATGGCCTTCTGTGTTCCTCAACGGCGTCCCTCCCCCCTCGGGAGTCCGAAGGGAGGGCCTCTCTTGGCGTCCCGGGGCCTGTGTCGGGCTGAGACGGTGGGACTTGGCGCCGGGTTGGGGGCTGCTTGACGTGGCTGACCCTGGAGGCCTGAGGACCCAGGTTAGGCTTGGGTTTGACATGGCTGATGCGACGCCTTGATTTGCCCGGAACGCACTGCGGTGTCGTCCggaccaccccctcctccgacTGCGACGAAGAACCGTCGGATAAGGAATCCTTGGAGCCCGCCGGCGGCCGCACCGCCCCATCTCCCACCGCAGGGCCTCCTTCGGATGGGGAGGATTCCTCCTCTCGTTGAGCAGGCTGAGGGGCCGGAGTGGTGGTCCTGGTGGCCCCGGGGCCGCTTGTCTCCTGCGCCCCTTGCGCACGAGACTTTCGTGCCCCAATGCATCCAGAGGTCTCCGGTTCGTGGGGCTCAGAGATTTGCTTCGGAGAGGCTTGCAGGGGCGTGGGGGCCGCCACACGCCGGGCGGTTCTCGGTCGCGTTCCTACTTCGGAGCGTGATCCGTGATCTGCGACGGGCTTTGGTTCTGGTCCAAGCGAGGCCGGCACGTTGTCTTGTTTCGAGGTGTCTGAGTGGTTATCCTTCGTGGTTTGTACCTGTGCTACCATTGCCTGACTTCCTCCGGGGGAGTCCACGACGTcacccttcccctcctctctgccgACCCCTGCTCCCGTGGGCGTGATAGCCGATCCCGCTTTGATCAACGTAACCGGCGACAGTGAGGTAGGACCGGGCGTATTTAAGTCACCAGTGGCGCCGTAGGTGGATCCTGGTCCCGGCGGCGTCACCGTGCCCTCTGTGGGTTGTGGTTCTGAAGACGAGGCGTTCCCGACCGGACTGACCTTAGTCGGGTCCGACTCTACAGAAGGAGTGGTTCGGGCCCCCCGGCCCAGATTGGGTTTGGCTTTGGGGAATTGTCTCCTCCTCGCCACCATAGGTCTTGGCTGTACAACTTCAGCTACCTTTGCCGCAGTCGCGGGCAGCATTCCACTGGCCGCAACGTCACAGGTGGGATGGGATGGTGCAGGATCTGTCCGAGGTTCACTCCCTGTTGCCGCTTCCGGAACAGTTTCTAATGTAAATCTTCCAGAGGCCTCTTCTTGAGGGTCCTTCTTCACTGAGGTCTCCAATTGTGGTTCTACTTCAAGACCCTGTCCTCTGCCTGCGGTCCCATCCTGTCCGGCAGGTGTCTCCTCTGGGATCTCATCCCTACTAGGCGGCCGGAGTCCTCCTGCAGATGATGGTGGCACACGGCCCGTTGATGGAACAGAAGATTCCAGTTCCACCGCCGCTGGCAACGTCGCCTGCTCAGACACATCCTCCTTGTGCGCGGCTCCCGGCGTCTGCTTCCCGTCAGCCTCGTGTGATTCTGTCGTGGGGTTCGGCGTGGGTCGAGCGACCCTGGAGGCCCGAAGCAGGTTGGGCTTGGGTTTGATCTTGGCTAACCGCCCGGGCTTCCTCGGCGGGGAACTGatcgccgccaccgccgccgcctctACGGGGGCTTCTCTTTGCAGAGGCTTTGGTTCCGTCTTCACAGCGGCGAGGGGGCCGTCACTAATGCTACTGCCGGATGCATTAGGGGTATCGGGAATGGGTTTGTCCACTGTTAAAGCTTCAGGATCGTTGTGTGTTGCACTGATGTCCTGATGTGCTGAGTCCAGCGCGGGCGTGGGTGCATCTGAAGGCGCCATCGTGGCGGAGAGAATGTCAAGGAAGTCGCCATCGGGTTCGACGTCT
It encodes:
- the zgc:162472 gene encoding titin isoform X1, which gives rise to MIRRSRISVRPNVGRPGRAGATATAQEAPSTQDDPPADPTPAEATAQTEDDNNMTAAEVEDNNNSTTAGLTTAIQREAADDHGEASTAPTTTTSITTPAPTTISSSANLQRRKRVSVKPKVSAAPNRASARASANQNLQTQTPKPPAEEGLAGPPGSDLEEPITTAAAAAHHVDPIPKAHIEGAGPGNDPTTQETPVEPTPSEKPQNLESLPAGPAKEVPPKPPDEAPFSIPNKEARENSERARILLAKASKVGKTLPKNMRLSQLLHDQTDLQRMAKAQRLRELLRQEMGKEKEKQGNRKSRYRLKEYALDPSKMTMRDLVHYLPASNPMTAYLEESVPEDERVVPASPTIEVSTEKVKDPEDSSLRAEVEEDEDDEVEDDEEEGGVMVPRVKVAEDGSLIIDEESLTIEVKRAKGPNPANDRDAVFERGSTTTYSSFRKKTHSKAWSSEETDMFFLAVSMVGTDFSMIGQLFPHRARSEIKNKFKREERANSWRVDKAFKERRKLDLKFFSKLLEKILELQSQKKRKPKVPSEKKARKPTKKANGRTTAKDLSDVEEDPLEEEEEEDGQEDPDYVGDRHDVGDVPETPVDPSSAEKPVESSPSDQKPKAKIKSRKRANKEVQAETSVPEEAEAAVPEDGSSIKEPEDAEQGTPSGDTTTQPGKRPRARAVKPVLPPRRKKGKEAVALPPDSPASNSQDAPASDSQEAPASDSQDAPASDSQEAPVKNSQDAPASDSQEAPASDSQDAPASDSQDAPASNSQDAPATLETLASDAEEVDEETFTQAKKRKKLEYDDDDDDNDNSSQDEVSPIKIDLKPTRYGRMPKATQHLNYPAASPGRPPTSSTPRPRRPPHKTTSSKAPAQEPKQSKLVTLRASPSDCSDDEEEEEKEDAGLKEPVWVGLEEEEEEEENRLRGSDPMGVSCAPVFVPVSLRSPRPVVSAVEETMEELDILVNVPDVLDITQDSSHHAPFEHAQNETDSVPFEHSLDLLADVIDFLSPDHTEVSDNEAAHTLLTIGNRSLQSLLAHIEDPSEADFTTDLPAVSDPGITNQKEDVEPDGDFLDILSATMAPSDAPTPALDSAHQDISATHNDPEALTVDKPIPDTPNASGSSISDGPLAAVKTEPKPLQREAPVEAAAVAAISSPPRKPGRLAKIKPKPNLLRASRVARPTPNPTTESHEADGKQTPGAAHKEDVSEQATLPAAVELESSVPSTGRVPPSSAGGLRPPSRDEIPEETPAGQDGTAGRGQGLEVEPQLETSVKKDPQEEASGRFTLETVPEAATGSEPRTDPAPSHPTCDVAASGMLPATAAKVAEVVQPRPMVARRRQFPKAKPNLGRGARTTPSVESDPTKVSPVGNASSSEPQPTEGTVTPPGPGSTYGATGDLNTPGPTSLSPVTLIKAGSAITPTGAGVGREEGKGDVVDSPGGSQAMVAQVQTTKDNHSDTSKQDNVPASLGPEPKPVADHGSRSEVGTRPRTARRVAAPTPLQASPKQISEPHEPETSGCIGARKSRAQGAQETSGPGATRTTTPAPQPAQREEESSPSEGGPAVGDGAVRPPAGSKDSLSDGSSSQSEEGVVRTTPQCVPGKSRRRISHVKPKPNLGPQASRVSHVKQPPTRRQVPPSQPDTGPGTPREALPSDSRGGRDAVEEHRRPSRSSSVAAQLDPVVSSANETTLIPSVRSMPDFKNTSPANTEKSLLLPDPFDTTEDVKPPASIASSTWEASVEGTTSSHGASWLVENPFTVVDEGVDEVLPSVAQATAPPVGQENSRASRCDQASKAPAFEPLSRPVAETSTPAPQTGLPVLPVPSDPEEPFFILSLTEIPVFPTAGGAFGVSEAPPNLPGAEAAPEPLSDPVTPATPAGRSSGRRSGLRLHQDAGSSLPTQTAHVTEQPDHQQDPDPVQAPELPEAVVRSVEAEPPTKRRRALSGSRQRKKPSPSAAVAEPAEGPQDPPSKKKRGARRQGEQAPVEVQPRSTGTRQTRRAFAGKAPSADVPQSQGSTDTPPPPGSTGLLEAEQGGRTPDEAGDASRPIETQPPKAPALKRKPKGFLSFLAGPVTPGPSGTLGSKVRAPPLAPQVKASRGAARKPGPASEGGAKKTPLKVVSVAPQRRPERRPVPVPESCVSTGPAEPRPATSGRTAETAPPHQEDQLSVSRGDEEPTNVSQYFLSDIFTEVDE